One stretch of Fictibacillus sp. b24 DNA includes these proteins:
- a CDS encoding small acid-soluble spore protein P, translating into MGEHNTFKDIRKNAPKGENPGQPAPMSGSKKVKQRNHTGQNHGEGR; encoded by the coding sequence ATGGGAGAGCATAACACGTTTAAAGATATTAGAAAGAATGCTCCTAAGGGAGAAAATCCTGGACAGCCTGCTCCGATGAGCGGATCTAAAAAGGTAAAACAAAGAAATCACACCGGACAAAACCATGGCGAGGGCCGCTAA
- the selA gene encoding L-seryl-tRNA(Sec) selenium transferase produces the protein MLKRDLLRQLPAVHEIVKDISSEVNGKPEKEITRAVQDAIKLWRKNILSEQNDIDLKADIQELIKTSARKNLCNPGNQIRSIINASGIVIHTNLGRSRLSDKSVQRMSETAHMYSNLEYNLEKGIRGSRHDLTENLIQRVTGAEAAMVVNNNAAAVYLVLKALAKNKEVIVSRGELVEIGGSFRVSSIMEESGAILREVGTTNKTHYFDYENALSDRTGMLMKVHTSNFKVIGFTKEVHSTELLKLKQKNPELVIYEDLGSGALFPFHSHGIGDEPLVSSVIGSGIDVVSFSGDKLLGGPQAGIIAGKKEIIDTLKKHQLARVLRVDKFTIAALNETLNAYLNGEHMTIPTVRDILKTSEEIKEKVMELMIKVENHSSLTVKIVEEYSQVGGGTMPDVKLPTYCIGLTHPKGAEYLAKTFRDFQTPIIVRIKEEEVLLDLRTVTEEETLTILHAIDSIQ, from the coding sequence ATGTTAAAAAGAGACCTTTTAAGACAGCTGCCTGCTGTTCATGAAATTGTTAAAGATATCAGTTCTGAAGTGAATGGCAAACCTGAGAAGGAAATTACACGTGCTGTTCAAGATGCGATCAAACTCTGGCGTAAAAATATTCTTTCGGAACAAAATGACATTGACTTGAAAGCTGATATTCAAGAACTTATAAAGACTTCTGCTAGAAAAAATTTATGTAATCCTGGGAATCAGATTCGCTCAATCATTAATGCAAGTGGAATCGTTATACATACTAATTTGGGCCGATCCAGACTTAGTGATAAAAGTGTACAGCGTATGTCTGAGACAGCTCATATGTATTCAAACTTAGAATACAACCTTGAAAAAGGAATACGCGGATCAAGGCATGACCTTACTGAAAACCTTATACAGCGAGTAACAGGAGCAGAAGCAGCAATGGTCGTTAATAATAATGCTGCGGCTGTTTATCTTGTGCTGAAGGCACTTGCAAAAAACAAAGAAGTCATTGTTTCAAGAGGAGAGCTTGTTGAAATTGGGGGCTCATTTCGTGTTTCTTCTATTATGGAAGAAAGTGGTGCAATCTTAAGAGAAGTTGGAACAACCAATAAGACTCATTATTTTGATTATGAAAATGCATTATCAGATCGAACCGGTATGCTCATGAAAGTGCATACGAGTAATTTTAAAGTAATTGGATTTACAAAAGAAGTTCATTCTACTGAGCTATTAAAGTTAAAACAAAAAAATCCAGAACTCGTCATTTATGAGGACTTAGGCAGCGGAGCGCTTTTCCCATTCCATTCTCACGGCATTGGAGACGAACCTTTAGTTTCATCTGTTATCGGTTCAGGCATCGATGTTGTTTCGTTTAGCGGGGATAAATTATTGGGCGGACCACAAGCTGGAATTATTGCTGGTAAAAAAGAAATTATCGATACATTGAAAAAACATCAGCTTGCTAGGGTTTTAAGAGTTGATAAATTCACGATTGCCGCGTTAAACGAAACTTTAAATGCTTACTTAAATGGTGAACATATGACAATTCCAACAGTAAGGGATATTCTAAAAACATCGGAAGAAATTAAAGAAAAGGTGATGGAGTTAATGATAAAGGTTGAAAATCATTCATCACTCACAGTTAAAATCGTAGAAGAGTATTCTCAAGTAGGTGGAGGTACAATGCCAGATGTGAAGCTGCCTACTTATTGTATCGGACTGACACATCCAAAAGGCGCTGAATATTTGGCAAAAACTTTCCGTGATTTTCAAACACCAATAATTGTACGTATTAAAGAGGAAGAAGTGCTTCTTGATCTAAGAACGGTTACAGAAGAAGAAACGCTAACGATCTTGCATGCCATTGATTCTATTCAATAA
- the sspO gene encoding small acid-soluble spore protein O encodes MGRNKANHTRPGMNAAKAQGKGAGYNTEFGNEALSLPNEKLSEAERQNNKKTKKRH; translated from the coding sequence ATGGGAAGAAATAAAGCAAATCACACACGTCCTGGTATGAATGCAGCCAAAGCACAAGGAAAGGGTGCAGGTTACAATACCGAATTTGGAAATGAGGCGCTAAGCTTGCCTAACGAGAAGTTAAGTGAAGCAGAACGTCAAAACAATAAAAAGACGAAAAAGCGCCACTAA
- the selD gene encoding selenide, water dikinase SelD produces the protein MTSKDKVRLTHLSSKGGUGCKIGPEDLAQVLRHLPKRENDPNLLVGLDTSDDAGVYRLTEDLAMIQTVDFFTPIVDDPYMFGQIAAANSLSDVYAMGGRPTTVMNIVGFPIKTLGHEVLAEILKGAADKVKESGAVLVGGHSIDDSEPKFGLSVTGLVHPSKVFKNVGARPGDVLVLTKPIGVGIQTTAIKNDKLSEKQVELVSETMAALNKTAAECLEGLSPNAVTDVTGFGLLGHAAEMAKGTGGISIHIDFESVPLLPGTNELAQAGIVPGGSKANHRWIQDDVIYSENLDEWQQLILCDAVTSGGLLVSLSEDEAAEYLKRLQSNGNKDASIVGSVSELTEKSIIAK, from the coding sequence ATGACTAGCAAAGATAAAGTACGGCTGACCCACCTGTCATCTAAAGGTGGTTGAGGCTGTAAAATCGGTCCAGAAGACCTGGCGCAAGTTTTGCGTCATTTACCTAAACGTGAAAATGATCCAAACCTTTTAGTTGGCCTAGATACTTCTGATGATGCAGGAGTATACAGACTAACAGAGGATTTAGCCATGATTCAAACTGTCGATTTCTTCACACCAATCGTTGATGATCCATATATGTTTGGACAGATTGCAGCTGCAAATTCACTTAGCGATGTTTATGCGATGGGAGGAAGACCAACTACCGTAATGAACATTGTTGGTTTTCCGATTAAGACGCTTGGACATGAAGTGCTCGCTGAAATCCTTAAAGGTGCTGCTGATAAAGTAAAAGAATCAGGTGCCGTACTTGTAGGCGGCCATTCGATCGATGATTCGGAGCCGAAGTTTGGATTATCTGTAACAGGGCTTGTTCACCCTTCAAAGGTGTTTAAGAATGTTGGAGCAAGACCTGGCGATGTTCTTGTGTTAACCAAACCAATCGGTGTCGGAATACAAACGACCGCCATTAAAAATGACAAACTTTCAGAGAAGCAGGTTGAGCTTGTTAGCGAAACAATGGCCGCATTAAATAAAACGGCTGCAGAATGTTTGGAGGGACTCTCTCCAAATGCGGTTACAGATGTAACTGGTTTTGGTCTCCTTGGCCACGCTGCTGAAATGGCTAAAGGAACTGGCGGTATCTCCATTCACATTGATTTTGAATCCGTACCACTCCTTCCCGGAACGAATGAACTGGCACAAGCTGGAATTGTACCAGGCGGCTCAAAAGCGAACCATCGTTGGATTCAAGATGACGTAATCTATAGTGAAAATCTTGATGAATGGCAGCAATTGATTTTATGTGATGCAGTAACATCCGGAGGTTTGTTAGTCAGCCTTTCTGAAGACGAAGCGGCTGAATACTTAAAAAGACTTCAGTCTAATGGAAACAAAGATGCCAGCATCGTAGGAAGTGTTTCTGAGTTAACTGAAAAATCAATCATAGCCAAATGA
- a CDS encoding DUF378 domain-containing protein, which translates to MMDWLKKLAALLVLIGALNWGFIGLFDLNLVTAVFGSATTVTKVIYSLLGLSGVWLLLSKYKC; encoded by the coding sequence ATGATGGATTGGTTAAAAAAATTAGCCGCATTACTCGTTTTAATCGGAGCGTTAAACTGGGGGTTCATCGGTCTTTTTGATTTAAACCTTGTTACAGCAGTTTTTGGAAGCGCTACCACGGTTACGAAGGTTATTTACAGCCTTTTAGGGTTATCAGGTGTTTGGCTGTTACTTTCAAAATATAAATGCTGA
- the acnA gene encoding aconitate hydratase AcnA, with the protein MKRNDVFNARSTFDVNGKEYSYYRLGALEEAGIGNVSKLPYSVKVLLESVLRQYDGKVINKEHVENLAKWGTSELKDIDVPFKPSRVILQDFTGVPAVVDLASLRKAMKDMGGDPSQINPEIPVDLVVDHSVQVDKAGTEDSLAFNMNLEFARNEERYKLLSWAQSAFDNYRAVPPATGIVHQVNLEYLAPVVLTSESEGETVAFPDSLVGTDSHTTMINGLGVLGWGVGGIEAEAGMLGQPSYFPVPEVIGVKLTGTLPNGTTATDLALKVTQVLREKKVVGKFVEFFGPGLAEMPLADRATVSNMAPEYGATCGFFPVDEEALNYMRLTGRTEEQIQLVEAYCKENGLFYTAGDADPEFTSVVEINLSEIEPNLSGPKRPQDLIPLSQMKDSFNKALVAPQGNAGFGLTADEINKEVVVKHPNNETSTMKTGAVAIAAITSCTNTSNPYVMLGAGLVAKKAVEKGLKVPGYVKTSLAPGSKVVTRYLEEAGLMSYMDQLGFNLVGYGCTTCIGNSGPLALEVENAISKNDLTVTSVLSGNRNFEGRIHPLVKANYLASPPLVVAYALAGTVNFNLQSDSFGTDKDGNEVYFKDIWPTTEEINEAMNKAVTPELFKKEYERVFDENERWNALKTSADQLYGFDAASTYIQNPPFFEELSAELKEIQPLRDLKLIAKFGDSVTTDHISPAGAIGKDTPAGRYLIQNGVEPRDFNSYGSRRGNHEVMMRGTFANIRIRNAVAPGTEGGWTTYWPTNQVMSIYDAAMKYKENGTGLMVIAGKDYGMGSSRDWAAKGTTLLGIQTVLAESFERIHRSNLVLMGVLPLQFKDGENAETFGLTGKESFTVSVDENVKPRDLVQVTATFEDGSEKTFEVIARFDSEVEIEYYRHGGILPMVLRNKLAHSSQTQN; encoded by the coding sequence ATGAAAAGAAATGATGTATTTAATGCCCGTTCTACTTTTGATGTTAACGGTAAGGAATATAGCTATTACCGTTTAGGAGCGTTAGAAGAAGCGGGAATTGGTAACGTATCAAAATTACCTTACTCTGTAAAAGTATTATTGGAATCGGTTTTAAGACAGTATGATGGAAAAGTAATTAACAAAGAACACGTTGAAAACCTTGCAAAGTGGGGGACAAGTGAACTAAAAGATATCGATGTTCCTTTCAAGCCTTCACGTGTTATCCTTCAAGACTTTACTGGAGTTCCGGCTGTTGTTGATTTAGCGTCTCTTCGTAAAGCAATGAAGGATATGGGTGGAGATCCTTCTCAGATCAATCCTGAAATTCCAGTTGATCTTGTTGTTGACCACTCTGTACAAGTTGATAAAGCAGGAACTGAAGATTCTCTTGCTTTTAACATGAATCTTGAATTTGCCCGTAACGAAGAACGTTACAAGCTTTTAAGCTGGGCGCAGTCTGCGTTCGATAATTACCGTGCAGTACCTCCTGCAACGGGTATCGTTCACCAAGTTAACCTGGAGTATTTGGCTCCAGTTGTTCTTACGAGCGAATCAGAAGGAGAGACAGTTGCTTTTCCTGATTCACTAGTAGGTACAGATTCTCATACAACAATGATCAACGGTCTTGGTGTATTAGGATGGGGTGTTGGTGGAATCGAAGCGGAAGCTGGTATGTTAGGGCAGCCTTCTTACTTCCCAGTTCCAGAAGTTATCGGTGTGAAACTTACAGGTACACTTCCAAACGGAACGACTGCAACTGACCTTGCTCTTAAAGTAACGCAAGTATTGCGTGAAAAGAAGGTAGTAGGAAAGTTTGTAGAATTCTTTGGTCCAGGACTTGCTGAGATGCCTCTAGCAGACCGTGCGACAGTATCAAACATGGCGCCTGAATATGGTGCAACTTGCGGATTCTTCCCAGTAGATGAGGAAGCTCTAAACTACATGAGACTGACTGGAAGAACAGAAGAACAAATTCAACTTGTAGAAGCATACTGCAAAGAAAACGGATTGTTCTACACTGCAGGAGATGCAGACCCAGAATTTACATCCGTTGTTGAAATAAATCTTTCAGAGATTGAGCCAAACTTGTCAGGACCTAAACGTCCACAAGATTTGATTCCTTTATCCCAGATGAAAGACAGCTTTAACAAAGCGCTTGTTGCTCCTCAAGGAAATGCAGGTTTTGGATTAACCGCTGATGAGATCAACAAGGAAGTAGTTGTTAAGCATCCAAACAACGAAACATCTACGATGAAAACAGGTGCTGTAGCAATTGCTGCAATTACAAGCTGTACAAATACATCCAACCCTTACGTAATGCTTGGTGCAGGATTAGTTGCTAAGAAAGCCGTAGAAAAAGGATTAAAAGTTCCTGGTTATGTGAAAACATCTTTAGCACCAGGATCAAAAGTAGTTACTCGTTATTTAGAAGAAGCAGGTTTGATGAGTTACATGGATCAGCTCGGCTTTAACCTTGTTGGTTACGGCTGTACGACATGTATCGGTAACTCAGGGCCATTAGCTCTTGAAGTTGAAAATGCAATCTCTAAAAACGACCTGACAGTAACATCTGTTCTTTCAGGTAACAGAAACTTTGAAGGCCGTATTCATCCGCTTGTAAAAGCAAACTATTTAGCTTCACCTCCATTAGTAGTGGCTTATGCACTAGCTGGAACAGTTAACTTTAACCTCCAATCTGATTCTTTTGGAACAGATAAAGATGGCAATGAAGTTTACTTTAAAGATATCTGGCCGACTACTGAAGAAATTAATGAAGCGATGAACAAAGCAGTTACTCCAGAATTGTTCAAAAAAGAATACGAGCGTGTATTCGATGAGAACGAACGCTGGAATGCACTGAAAACTTCTGCTGATCAGCTTTATGGTTTTGATGCTGCTTCAACATACATTCAAAACCCGCCATTCTTTGAAGAACTTTCTGCAGAACTTAAAGAGATCCAACCTCTTAGAGATCTGAAGTTAATCGCTAAGTTTGGTGATTCTGTAACAACTGACCATATTTCTCCAGCAGGAGCGATTGGCAAGGATACACCAGCTGGAAGATATCTTATTCAAAATGGTGTTGAGCCTCGTGACTTTAACTCATACGGTTCTAGACGTGGTAACCATGAAGTAATGATGCGCGGAACGTTTGCAAACATTCGTATCCGAAATGCTGTTGCACCTGGTACTGAAGGCGGCTGGACAACATACTGGCCAACTAACCAAGTAATGAGCATTTATGATGCTGCTATGAAATACAAAGAGAATGGTACTGGCCTGATGGTTATTGCAGGAAAAGACTACGGAATGGGATCTTCCCGTGACTGGGCTGCTAAAGGTACTACACTGCTTGGTATTCAAACAGTTCTAGCTGAAAGCTTTGAACGTATTCACCGCTCTAACCTTGTGTTGATGGGTGTTCTTCCGCTTCAATTTAAAGATGGAGAGAATGCGGAAACATTCGGACTTACAGGTAAAGAATCGTTTACAGTTTCAGTTGATGAAAATGTAAAACCTCGTGATCTTGTTCAAGTAACAGCAACATTTGAAGATGGATCTGAGAAAACGTTTGAAGTAATCGCTCGTTTTGATAGTGAAGTTGAAATCGAATACTACCGTCATGGCGGTATCCTTCCGATGGTACTTCGCAATAAACTGGCTCATTCATCTCAAACTCAAAACTAA
- a CDS encoding Rdx family protein, which translates to MKVSIEFCMMUNFAPKAASLAEDLFSHFRTSISSLELIPSSGGVFEVSVNGNKLYSKKETGEFPDHDLIIEELEKLKA; encoded by the coding sequence ATGAAAGTAAGTATCGAATTCTGCATGATGTGAAACTTTGCACCCAAAGCCGCGAGTCTCGCGGAAGACCTTTTTAGCCATTTTCGCACCTCTATTTCATCACTTGAACTGATTCCAAGCTCTGGCGGTGTTTTTGAAGTGTCTGTAAATGGGAATAAACTTTATTCAAAAAAAGAAACCGGTGAATTTCCGGATCATGATTTAATCATTGAAGAGTTAGAGAAATTAAAGGCTTAA